Proteins from a single region of Abyssalbus ytuae:
- a CDS encoding helix-turn-helix and ligand-binding sensor domain-containing protein produces MNKIASFLYFIFFSLFGYNQELPPVINFSPENYKAGNQNWKIDQDKDFKIFTANNDGLLEYNGSEWKLHPSPNETIIRSVKVIDHRIYVGCYMEFGYFSKDSTGLLNYTSISQSFKDKILDDEHFWNIIEFDSWVIFQSLNQIFIYNTTDSSIALISPHKTISKIFKVNNSIFFFVPEDGLYEIVNGKSILFLKDDIISNLYIVDMYSYKTGYLLLTENDGFYTYLNNKLSKWNIEANQFLNKNTIYSATQLKSGGYALGSISNGLVILDNKGKIKYKISHSEGLFNNTILSVFEDKENNIWLGLDNGISCLNLQSPFKNYNDYKGTLGTVYATAAFEGYLYLGTNQGLFSKPVNSSEDFSLIKDTNGQVWTLFEYANTLFCGHNLGTFTIKNNKAEHISTFPGTWYFRTLDKYPDLLIQGNYMGLGILQQKNGKWEFSHKIEGFDYSSKHFEILKEEPLTVYVSHEYRGIYKLEIDSSLNSVKHLKYINKPEKSRYSSLVKFDNQILYAFKNGIYTLKKNDSIFVKNTLLSKLFEDNKYKTGKLIADKSGKLWIFTNNNIYYITKQKFDNDYKIQNIPIEYDLIKSVSGFDNINYLGNEKFLMGSTNGYLTIDLGIDNKKNYNISIDQIKVNSVNSHDSIVSLKNHGRFLHKKNNITFKYFIPEYNKFLKSNYQYTLEGFHDKWSNWSTQSYVSFENLPFGDYTFKVAGKVGDIKTNNIASYSFTIQRPWYLSNMAIFIYSVILLSTGILINYLYKRYYRKQRERIMRINQKKLEYQKINSEKEIIRLKNEQLVSDVESKNRELAVSTMSLIKKNEFLIQIRDLLKEKNKNNAAGLNHIIKAINKDVDEEDTWNFFKEAFNNADKDFLKKIKEVHPSLTPNDLRLCAYLRLNLSSKEIAPLLNISVRSVEIKRYRLRKKMNLDHEKSLVEYILDLQ; encoded by the coding sequence ATGAATAAGATAGCCTCATTTTTATATTTTATTTTTTTTTCCTTATTTGGTTATAATCAGGAACTGCCCCCTGTTATAAATTTTTCTCCGGAAAATTATAAGGCAGGTAATCAGAACTGGAAGATTGATCAGGATAAGGACTTTAAAATTTTTACCGCAAACAATGATGGCTTGCTGGAATACAACGGATCGGAATGGAAATTACATCCGTCTCCCAACGAAACCATTATTCGTTCGGTTAAAGTTATTGACCACAGGATATATGTGGGATGCTATATGGAGTTTGGCTATTTTTCAAAGGATTCAACCGGATTACTTAATTATACTTCCATAAGCCAAAGCTTTAAAGACAAAATTTTAGATGACGAACATTTCTGGAATATAATCGAATTCGATTCGTGGGTTATTTTTCAATCTCTCAACCAAATTTTTATATATAACACTACCGATAGTAGCATTGCTTTAATCTCACCTCACAAAACAATATCAAAAATTTTTAAAGTAAATAATTCTATATTTTTTTTCGTACCGGAAGATGGTTTATATGAAATTGTAAACGGAAAATCTATTTTATTTCTGAAGGATGATATTATTTCTAATTTATATATAGTTGATATGTATAGTTATAAAACCGGTTATTTATTATTAACCGAAAATGATGGCTTTTATACATATTTAAACAACAAACTGAGTAAATGGAACATCGAAGCAAATCAATTTTTAAATAAAAACACCATATACTCGGCCACTCAATTAAAATCGGGAGGTTACGCCCTGGGATCAATTTCCAATGGATTGGTAATACTCGATAACAAAGGAAAGATCAAATATAAAATAAGTCATTCCGAAGGATTATTCAACAATACAATTTTATCAGTATTTGAAGATAAAGAGAATAACATATGGTTAGGTTTGGACAATGGAATTAGCTGTTTGAACCTGCAATCTCCGTTTAAAAACTATAACGACTACAAAGGCACATTAGGAACCGTATATGCTACCGCTGCATTTGAAGGATATTTATACCTTGGAACAAATCAGGGGTTATTTTCCAAACCTGTAAACTCTTCCGAAGATTTTAGCCTTATAAAAGATACCAACGGGCAGGTATGGACGTTATTTGAATATGCCAACACTCTCTTTTGCGGACATAATCTGGGCACTTTTACCATAAAAAACAATAAAGCTGAACATATTTCTACGTTTCCGGGAACATGGTATTTCCGGACTCTTGATAAATATCCTGATTTATTGATCCAGGGAAACTATATGGGACTTGGAATTTTACAGCAGAAAAACGGAAAATGGGAATTCAGTCATAAAATTGAAGGTTTTGATTATTCTTCCAAACATTTTGAGATTTTAAAAGAAGAACCATTAACTGTATATGTAAGTCATGAATACCGGGGAATATATAAACTGGAAATAGATTCAAGCTTAAATTCTGTGAAACATCTAAAATATATCAACAAGCCGGAAAAAAGCAGGTATTCCAGTTTAGTAAAATTTGATAATCAAATATTATACGCCTTTAAAAATGGTATATATACCTTAAAAAAGAATGATAGCATCTTTGTAAAAAACACCTTATTAAGTAAATTATTTGAAGATAATAAATACAAAACCGGAAAATTGATTGCAGATAAATCAGGTAAACTTTGGATTTTCACTAACAATAATATTTACTATATAACAAAACAAAAGTTTGACAATGATTATAAAATTCAGAATATTCCTATTGAATATGATCTGATTAAGTCGGTCAGCGGTTTTGATAACATAAATTATTTAGGGAACGAAAAATTTTTAATGGGATCGACAAATGGATATTTAACCATCGATCTGGGCATAGATAACAAAAAGAACTATAATATTTCCATTGATCAAATTAAGGTAAACTCGGTAAACAGCCATGATTCTATAGTTTCCTTAAAAAATCATGGTCGGTTTCTTCACAAGAAAAACAACATAACTTTTAAATATTTTATTCCTGAGTACAATAAATTTTTAAAATCCAATTATCAGTATACTCTCGAAGGATTTCATGATAAATGGAGTAATTGGAGTACTCAATCATATGTTTCATTTGAAAACTTACCTTTTGGTGATTACACCTTTAAAGTTGCGGGTAAAGTAGGTGATATTAAAACAAACAATATAGCCTCCTACAGTTTTACCATTCAACGCCCGTGGTATTTATCAAATATGGCAATATTCATATATTCAGTTATCCTTCTTTCAACAGGTATTTTAATTAACTATCTCTACAAAAGGTATTACAGAAAGCAAAGAGAAAGAATTATGCGTATAAACCAGAAAAAACTGGAATATCAAAAAATCAATAGTGAAAAAGAGATAATACGCCTTAAAAATGAGCAACTTGTTAGTGATGTTGAGAGTAAAAACAGGGAACTGGCAGTATCCACAATGAGCCTGATAAAGAAGAATGAATTTCTCATTCAGATAAGAGATTTATTAAAAGAAAAAAATAAAAACAATGCTGCAGGTTTAAACCACATAATTAAGGCCATAAATAAAGATGTTGATGAGGAAGATACATGGAACTTTTTTAAAGAAGCATTTAACAATGCTGACAAAGATTTTCTAAAAAAAATCAAAGAAGTTCATCCTTCCCTAACACCCAATGATTTAAGGCTATGTGCTTATCTTAGATTGAACCTGTCCTCAAAGGAAATTGCCCCGCTTTTGAATATTTCCGTTAGAAGTGTGGAAATAAAACGATACCGTTTGCGTAAAAAAATGAATTTAGATCACGAAAAAAGCCTTGTTGAGTATATCCTCGACCTACAATAG
- a CDS encoding glycosyl hydrolase family 18 protein gives MEISNWTAKMWSTLKELNKHFYFLILLFYFTSGGITAQVNTGGSATTNNHSKQVIGYITNWDAWKQASAGLPAQGALTHLNIDYSKYTILNYSFFGVAVDGSLHSGDHRNKNIYQSGAVQQPAELLYSDIYSSWDFHILFGEIDAIQWINEDVKQRAEALGFVVQVGGNTWSHPEWGLSGVLPLPLPKEGGAPGLLELAHQKGVKVMASIGGWSMCKHFPEMAADAAKRARFIEDCKKLINMGFDGIDLDWEYPGPFAGMNFTGSNADFANFATLVQEIRNAIGPDKLITAAMAADPAKLDGFNWSQLASTMDYFNMMTYDFNGGWSNIAGHNAPVYPYDGAEAPDFNWQSTFTKLQSLGVPSYKINFGIPFYGRGVVTNGNAALNAPTTKVNVTIQPDGPISTAADYTNWPLDVYDGTPNYFFIKQKTGSGSGWTRHWDDQAQVPYMTKGNYFLSYDDEESVGIKAQFINNNNLAGTIVWTVYGDLELSGSYESFGTKLKRWSNVSSSLINKVNEVFANGGGGNTPPSVTITSPQTGATFDAGSNISITANASDSDGSITKVEFYNGSTLLGEKTSTPYTFSWNNVSAGSYSIIVKAYDNEGSTSTNSVNITVNGIGGNELPTVSITSPLSGDTFTAGSTITISANASDSDGSISKVEFYNGTTLLGEQATSPYTFNWANVAAGSYTINVKAIDNENGIGTASVSITVNGGGTTSCTAPAWVSGQAYNGGEVVSYEGHEYKAKWWTNQNPAGSTEWEDLGPCDGNDDGGNGTCTAPAWVSGQAYNGGEVVSYEGHEYKAKWWTNQNPVGSSEWEDLGACDDGGGQTGNNPQVSITSPGNGQSFIEGSSVTINASASDNDGSIAKVEFFSNGVKLGETLTSPYSFTISNISIGSYSLTAIATDNDNLTTTSSSVTINVSTDGGCDNSGFKVVGYMPSWQGSATNIQYDKLTHINYSFLLPNSDGSLRSLENAAKLQQIVTLAHQQNVKVLIAVGGWMDGNDSAFTTMAASASTRTNFVNNLVNFVNQYNLDGVDMDWEYPREGSEPQNYELLMQELGQAMHNRGKLLTAAVVVSGWNADGILSGVFDDVDFLNIMAYDGSDHSTYAQAEGGLNYWLNRGLPKEKAVLGVPFYSRPTAISYADLIAQGADPYSDSYQGNNYNGITTIKSKTQLALDRAGGIMMWELSHDTTNEQLSLLNAINEVAGDPCGNNGGEEENSFPVVSITSPAAGSTFNEGDLVSISASASDSDGNITKVEFYSNNVYLGEVTSSPYSFNWNGASAGTYSLTAKAFDNENASATSGGINITVNANDDGGGNEGNCDEPQYVENGGYVAGSTVQNEGNVYQCKDYPYSGWCNGAAWAYAPGTGDYWQDAWTLVGECTGSGDNGSSPSVSITSPSSGQSFQAGNNITMNVNASDSDGEIVNVEFFSNGNKIGEDNSAPYSYTITNAQAGSYSLTAVATDNSNTSSVSSAVNITVSSTDGGGGNEGELADKILVGYWHNFINDAGGMKLSEVSDKWDVINIAFAIPSVLAGSNMTFTPDPAIYSSTQEFKNDVAALQNSGKKVVISMGGETGVVSIDSPEAAQNFSSSMINIITEYGFDGMDIDFEGSSISLAGGDTDFRNPTSPKIVNLISACQTILNHFGSDFILSMAPETLYVQGGYSGYGGPSGAYLPLIYALRNDLDYIHVQHYNTGCMLGLDGLCYGSGNANFHVAMADMLLQGFPAGGQQFPALRPDQVAIGLPASSSAAGSGYTPPAEVQKALDYIIKGQSFGGSYTLRNPSGYPDFRGLMTWSINWDRVNGYEYSNSHRPYLDGVSNASLTTLSARVVEEEKNVSLYPVPVNEGILYLEINPSETSQYYSFSMFDITGLKVFEQSDKLNPFESTPKRIDINKLNQGVYFYKLSLNGKIYEGKVIKR, from the coding sequence ATGGAAATTTCTAATTGGACTGCAAAAATGTGGTCAACTCTGAAAGAATTAAATAAGCATTTTTACTTTTTAATTCTGTTATTCTATTTTACATCCGGGGGGATAACCGCCCAGGTTAACACAGGTGGTTCAGCTACCACCAACAACCATAGCAAACAGGTTATCGGTTATATTACAAACTGGGATGCATGGAAACAAGCATCAGCAGGATTACCGGCTCAGGGAGCACTCACTCACCTGAATATTGACTACTCCAAGTATACAATTCTTAATTATTCGTTCTTTGGAGTAGCTGTAGACGGATCATTGCACAGTGGTGATCACCGAAATAAAAATATATACCAGTCGGGAGCCGTACAACAACCAGCCGAATTACTTTATAGTGACATTTACAGCAGCTGGGACTTTCACATTCTGTTTGGTGAAATTGATGCTATTCAATGGATAAACGAAGATGTGAAACAAAGAGCGGAGGCATTGGGTTTTGTTGTTCAGGTGGGCGGAAACACATGGAGTCATCCTGAATGGGGTTTAAGTGGCGTACTGCCTTTACCCCTGCCAAAAGAAGGAGGCGCTCCCGGGTTATTGGAATTAGCCCATCAAAAGGGAGTAAAAGTAATGGCATCTATCGGAGGATGGAGTATGTGTAAACATTTTCCTGAAATGGCGGCCGATGCGGCCAAAAGAGCCCGGTTTATCGAAGATTGTAAAAAACTCATCAATATGGGATTTGATGGCATTGACCTTGATTGGGAATATCCGGGTCCATTTGCAGGAATGAACTTTACGGGCTCAAATGCCGATTTTGCAAATTTCGCAACACTGGTTCAGGAAATAAGAAATGCCATAGGCCCTGATAAACTTATTACAGCCGCTATGGCTGCCGATCCGGCAAAACTGGACGGATTTAACTGGTCTCAGTTAGCCAGTACCATGGATTATTTTAATATGATGACGTATGATTTTAACGGGGGCTGGTCTAACATAGCAGGACACAATGCTCCGGTATATCCCTATGACGGTGCTGAAGCACCTGATTTTAACTGGCAGTCTACATTTACCAAATTGCAATCTCTTGGAGTACCTTCTTATAAAATAAACTTTGGTATTCCTTTTTACGGACGCGGTGTGGTTACCAACGGAAATGCAGCTTTAAATGCACCAACAACCAAGGTAAACGTTACTATTCAGCCAGATGGCCCGATAAGTACTGCTGCCGATTATACCAACTGGCCTCTTGACGTATACGACGGAACCCCCAATTACTTTTTCATAAAACAAAAAACCGGATCCGGTAGTGGGTGGACAAGACATTGGGATGATCAGGCCCAGGTTCCTTACATGACTAAAGGAAATTATTTTTTAAGTTATGATGATGAAGAATCAGTTGGTATAAAAGCCCAGTTCATAAACAATAATAATTTAGCCGGAACTATCGTATGGACCGTATATGGTGATCTTGAATTAAGCGGTTCTTATGAATCTTTCGGAACAAAATTAAAAAGGTGGTCTAATGTAAGCTCTTCCCTGATTAATAAAGTTAATGAAGTTTTTGCAAATGGAGGTGGCGGAAACACTCCCCCATCGGTAACTATAACTTCTCCGCAAACAGGAGCAACTTTTGATGCAGGTTCAAATATTAGCATCACAGCTAATGCTTCAGATTCTGACGGAAGTATTACTAAAGTCGAATTTTATAACGGAAGTACTTTGTTAGGAGAAAAAACAAGTACCCCATACACATTCTCCTGGAATAATGTATCGGCAGGAAGCTATAGCATTATAGTTAAGGCATATGATAATGAGGGAAGTACCTCCACAAATTCCGTAAATATAACTGTTAACGGAATAGGTGGAAATGAACTTCCTACAGTTTCCATAACCTCACCACTATCAGGAGATACATTCACCGCAGGAAGTACCATCACTATATCTGCTAATGCAAGTGATAGTGACGGATCAATCAGTAAGGTTGAATTTTACAACGGAACTACACTTTTAGGTGAGCAAGCAACATCTCCGTATACATTCAACTGGGCTAATGTTGCAGCCGGTAGTTACACTATAAATGTAAAAGCAATTGATAATGAAAACGGAATAGGAACTGCATCTGTTTCCATAACAGTTAATGGAGGAGGAACAACTTCATGTACTGCTCCTGCATGGGTATCAGGACAAGCCTATAATGGTGGTGAAGTAGTTTCTTATGAAGGTCATGAATATAAAGCGAAATGGTGGACAAATCAAAATCCGGCAGGTAGCACTGAGTGGGAAGATCTGGGACCATGTGACGGAAATGACGATGGCGGGAATGGTACTTGTACCGCACCTGCATGGGTATCAGGACAAGCCTATAACGGTGGGGAAGTAGTTTCTTATGAAGGCCATGAATACAAGGCGAAATGGTGGACAAATCAAAATCCTGTAGGTAGTTCTGAATGGGAAGATCTTGGTGCCTGCGACGATGGCGGAGGTCAAACGGGAAACAATCCGCAAGTTTCTATCACATCTCCGGGCAACGGACAATCTTTTATTGAAGGAAGTAGTGTGACTATTAATGCCAGTGCTTCAGACAATGATGGTTCTATTGCTAAAGTCGAATTTTTCAGCAACGGTGTTAAACTTGGAGAAACATTAACAAGCCCTTACAGCTTTACCATTAGTAATATTTCAATAGGCAGTTATTCTTTAACCGCCATAGCAACTGACAATGATAATTTAACCACTACATCTTCATCTGTTACCATAAATGTATCTACTGACGGAGGATGTGATAATTCAGGTTTTAAAGTTGTAGGTTATATGCCGAGCTGGCAGGGGTCAGCCACTAACATTCAATATGACAAGCTCACTCATATCAACTATTCATTCTTATTACCAAATAGCGATGGTAGTTTAAGATCTCTTGAAAATGCTGCCAAATTACAACAAATCGTTACGCTAGCGCATCAACAAAATGTAAAAGTATTAATTGCTGTTGGCGGATGGATGGATGGTAATGATTCTGCATTTACTACTATGGCAGCAAGTGCATCAACCCGAACCAATTTTGTAAATAACCTGGTAAACTTCGTTAATCAATATAATCTCGATGGTGTTGACATGGATTGGGAATATCCAAGAGAAGGCAGCGAACCGCAAAATTATGAATTATTGATGCAGGAACTTGGTCAGGCAATGCACAACAGAGGTAAATTACTTACTGCTGCAGTTGTGGTATCCGGCTGGAATGCAGATGGTATTTTGAGTGGTGTTTTTGACGATGTTGACTTTTTAAATATCATGGCTTATGATGGTTCTGATCATTCAACTTATGCTCAGGCTGAAGGTGGTCTAAATTACTGGTTGAACAGAGGTTTACCCAAAGAAAAAGCTGTACTTGGCGTTCCTTTTTACAGCAGACCTACTGCAATAAGTTATGCTGATTTAATTGCTCAGGGAGCCGACCCCTACAGCGATAGCTACCAGGGAAATAACTACAACGGCATAACTACTATTAAAAGTAAAACACAACTTGCTTTAGACCGAGCTGGAGGAATTATGATGTGGGAACTATCGCATGATACAACCAATGAGCAATTATCCTTACTAAATGCCATCAACGAAGTAGCCGGTGACCCATGTGGAAATAACGGCGGAGAAGAAGAAAATTCTTTTCCTGTTGTTTCAATTACAAGTCCGGCAGCAGGCAGCACTTTTAATGAAGGTGACCTAGTAAGCATTAGCGCTTCTGCTTCAGATAGTGACGGGAATATTACAAAAGTGGAATTCTATTCCAACAATGTATACCTGGGAGAAGTTACATCATCTCCTTATTCTTTTAATTGGAATGGAGCTTCAGCAGGTACTTACTCATTAACTGCCAAAGCTTTTGACAATGAAAATGCTTCTGCTACCTCCGGAGGAATCAATATTACAGTAAACGCCAATGACGACGGCGGTGGAAATGAAGGCAATTGTGATGAACCTCAATACGTTGAAAACGGTGGTTATGTGGCAGGTAGTACAGTACAGAATGAAGGAAATGTTTACCAGTGTAAAGACTATCCATATAGTGGCTGGTGTAATGGTGCGGCGTGGGCTTATGCCCCTGGCACAGGTGATTACTGGCAGGATGCCTGGACACTTGTTGGTGAATGTACCGGCAGTGGCGATAATGGTAGTTCTCCTTCAGTTTCTATTACTTCACCTTCTAGCGGACAATCATTCCAGGCAGGTAATAATATTACCATGAACGTGAATGCTTCCGATAGTGACGGAGAGATTGTTAATGTAGAGTTTTTCAGCAATGGAAATAAAATTGGTGAAGATAATTCTGCTCCATACAGTTATACCATAACAAATGCCCAGGCAGGAAGTTACAGTCTAACTGCAGTAGCAACAGACAATAGTAATACCTCATCAGTTTCATCGGCTGTTAATATCACTGTAAGTTCTACCGACGGAGGTGGTGGTAATGAGGGAGAATTAGCTGATAAAATTCTTGTCGGTTACTGGCACAACTTTATCAATGATGCAGGAGGAATGAAACTTAGTGAAGTTTCTGATAAATGGGATGTTATAAACATAGCTTTTGCAATACCATCGGTTTTGGCCGGTTCTAACATGACATTTACACCGGATCCTGCTATTTACTCAAGCACTCAGGAATTTAAAAACGATGTGGCCGCACTACAAAACAGCGGTAAAAAAGTGGTGATTTCCATGGGAGGTGAAACCGGTGTGGTAAGTATTGATTCCCCTGAAGCGGCACAAAACTTCAGTTCGTCTATGATTAACATTATTACCGAATACGGTTTTGACGGAATGGATATTGATTTTGAAGGAAGTTCAATTTCTTTAGCAGGAGGTGATACCGATTTCAGAAACCCAACATCTCCTAAAATAGTAAATTTAATCTCGGCCTGTCAAACAATTTTGAACCATTTTGGTTCTGATTTCATCTTATCAATGGCTCCCGAAACATTGTATGTTCAAGGAGGATACAGTGGTTACGGAGGACCGAGTGGTGCATACCTTCCTTTAATTTATGCATTGAGAAATGATCTTGATTACATTCATGTTCAGCACTACAACACAGGCTGTATGCTGGGTCTTGACGGATTGTGCTACGGATCGGGCAATGCCAATTTCCATGTTGCAATGGCTGATATGTTATTACAGGGCTTCCCAGCGGGCGGACAACAATTTCCGGCACTTCGCCCTGATCAGGTAGCTATAGGTTTACCTGCAAGTTCATCAGCAGCAGGCAGTGGTTATACTCCTCCTGCCGAAGTGCAAAAGGCTCTGGATTATATTATTAAAGGACAATCTTTTGGAGGATCTTATACTTTAAGAAATCCATCCGGTTACCCGGATTTCAGAGGATTAATGACCTGGTCTATAAACTGGGACAGAGTAAATGGTTATGAGTATTCCAACTCACATCGTCCATATTTAGATGGTGTAAGTAATGCATCTTTAACCACATTAAGTGCAAGGGTTGTTGAAGAAGAAAAAAATGTTTCTTTATATCCTGTTCCTGTTAATGAAGGTATATTGTATTTGGAAATTAATCCATCAGAAACATCACAATATTATTCTTTTAGTATGTTTGACATTACTGGGTTAAAAGTATTTGAGCAATCTGATAAACTCAACCCATTCGAATCAACGCCTAAAAGAATTGATATAAATAAGCTAAACCAGGGTGTTTACTTCTATAAATTATCATTAAACGGTAAAATATACGAAGGTAAAGTTATAAAACGCTAA
- a CDS encoding acyltransferase family protein → MKRVQSVDFLRGLTILLMILVNTPGDWSHVYPLLLHAQWNGLTLADFVFPFFLFIVGVSISFVYKKKEKSAKTYKKIFVRSVKLVLLGLFLNAFTPFFPFIETESLRFPGVLQRIGIVFCIASVLYLNLNRKALIITSIFTLIGYWLWVAFIPLPNGSLPTLDRSPDNWANYLDYLLLKGHMWKQDYDPEGILSTIPAIISALSGTIIGEMLIQKTENKFKLLISTGLGLLISGIIWGIFYPVNKALWSSTFVLITSGCGTLILAILYYFMDSKNYNFGKIIKSVGSNAIIIYFLSSILSKAFYMIKVDDSRSLHGWLFENLFVYDVITAKLSSFLYALVVVSFYTLLAFILEKKKIFIKV, encoded by the coding sequence ATGAAAAGAGTTCAGTCAGTCGATTTTTTAAGGGGCCTTACTATTTTACTCATGATTTTGGTAAATACACCCGGCGATTGGTCACATGTTTATCCTCTTTTGTTACATGCACAATGGAATGGCCTTACGTTAGCTGACTTTGTTTTTCCTTTCTTTTTATTCATTGTAGGAGTTTCAATTTCATTTGTTTACAAGAAAAAAGAAAAATCGGCTAAAACCTATAAAAAAATATTTGTAAGAAGTGTAAAACTGGTTTTACTGGGGTTATTCTTGAATGCATTTACCCCATTTTTTCCTTTTATTGAAACTGAATCATTACGTTTTCCCGGAGTTTTACAACGAATAGGTATTGTATTTTGTATTGCATCTGTTCTTTATCTAAATTTAAACAGGAAAGCTTTGATAATCACCTCTATTTTTACACTTATAGGGTATTGGTTATGGGTAGCTTTTATTCCACTTCCTAACGGTTCTTTACCTACACTGGACAGAAGTCCTGATAACTGGGCTAATTATCTAGATTACTTACTACTAAAAGGACATATGTGGAAACAGGATTATGACCCCGAAGGTATTCTTAGCACAATTCCTGCTATTATCAGTGCATTATCAGGCACTATTATAGGCGAAATGTTAATACAAAAAACAGAAAATAAATTTAAACTATTAATATCAACAGGCCTGGGATTATTAATATCCGGAATAATCTGGGGAATTTTTTACCCTGTTAATAAAGCATTATGGAGCAGTACCTTTGTACTCATAACCTCAGGTTGCGGCACCTTAATACTCGCCATATTGTATTATTTTATGGATTCAAAAAATTACAACTTTGGAAAAATCATAAAAAGTGTCGGTTCAAATGCCATCATTATTTATTTTTTGTCAAGCATTTTATCCAAAGCCTTTTACATGATTAAAGTTGATGATTCCCGGTCATTACACGGATGGTTGTTTGAAAATTTATTTGTTTATGATGTTATCACGGCTAAGCTTTCTTCTTTCCTGTATGCTCTGGTAGTGGTCTCATTTTATACACTGCTGGCATTTATACTGGAAAAGAAAAAAATATTTATAAAAGTTTAA
- a CDS encoding LytR/AlgR family response regulator transcription factor: MIIKCIIIDDEPLAIEIIESFLEEFKNIQLVNTFKNPVEALMTLEQEDIDVIFLDINMPRMNGLEFLKSLHEYPQIIITTAYKEYALESYELEVLDYLVKPISFKRFLKSINKLTARLLSLKKNDFAHELTQPAHIFLKVDKKLMKILLSEIIFIESLKDYIKVHTFEGNFMSHKSLSSISEELPSENFIRVHKSYTIAIDKVKSIEGNLLDLGGKKIPIGRNYILHTKQQILKNQSNLSKE, encoded by the coding sequence ATGATAATTAAATGTATTATAATTGATGATGAACCCCTGGCTATAGAAATTATTGAATCATTTTTAGAAGAATTTAAAAATATTCAGCTGGTAAACACTTTCAAAAATCCTGTCGAGGCTTTAATGACACTTGAACAAGAAGATATTGATGTTATATTTTTAGATATAAACATGCCCAGGATGAATGGACTGGAGTTTTTGAAAAGTCTGCACGAATATCCGCAAATTATTATTACCACAGCCTATAAAGAATATGCACTGGAAAGTTATGAACTGGAAGTGTTAGACTATTTGGTTAAACCTATTTCATTTAAAAGATTTTTAAAATCAATTAATAAATTAACCGCGAGGCTGCTCTCTTTAAAAAAGAATGATTTTGCACATGAATTAACTCAACCTGCCCATATATTTTTAAAGGTTGATAAAAAATTAATGAAGATTCTTTTAAGCGAGATCATATTTATAGAAAGCCTGAAAGACTACATAAAAGTTCACACTTTTGAAGGAAATTTTATGTCTCACAAATCACTTTCAAGTATTAGCGAAGAGCTTCCTTCTGAAAATTTCATACGGGTTCATAAATCATATACAATTGCAATAGACAAAGTAAAATCCATAGAAGGAAATTTATTGGATCTGGGTGGGAAAAAAATCCCTATAGGTCGCAACTATATACTTCACACCAAACAACAAATTTTAAAAAACCAATCTAACTTATCAAAAGAATAA
- a CDS encoding sensor histidine kinase — MTEDIWPEAEGRLSPFSVNHFIAVAIGELYVLGLTSAIKFTVDFLSVMNKNKHLTELQYQTELKYLKAQIQPHFFFNTLNSLYALTIKKSDYAPDLVVKLSDFMRYVIYDTNKKSISLLDEINHIDNYIELEKIRYGKRVNAKVTIQGNIDGVKVVPMLFLPFIENAFKHGVKDNDYMELMISFEKFENLLTFKSINNYTNGKSKKKPGGIGLKNVKRRLKLLYNINYTLNITEQNNQYSILLKIPV; from the coding sequence GTGACAGAAGATATATGGCCGGAAGCTGAAGGCAGACTGTCACCATTTAGTGTTAACCATTTTATTGCCGTGGCTATTGGTGAATTGTATGTATTAGGGTTAACTTCTGCCATAAAGTTTACGGTAGATTTTTTATCAGTAATGAATAAAAATAAACATCTTACCGAACTTCAGTATCAAACCGAACTTAAATACTTAAAAGCCCAGATACAGCCTCATTTCTTTTTTAATACTTTAAACAGTTTATACGCCCTTACAATAAAAAAATCAGATTATGCCCCGGACCTGGTGGTAAAATTATCTGACTTTATGCGTTATGTAATATACGACACCAACAAAAAAAGTATTTCTTTACTTGATGAAATAAATCACATTGATAATTACATAGAACTGGAAAAAATACGTTATGGAAAGAGAGTTAATGCAAAAGTTACCATTCAAGGGAATATAGATGGTGTTAAAGTAGTACCCATGCTGTTTTTGCCCTTTATAGAAAATGCTTTTAAACACGGTGTAAAAGACAATGATTATATGGAATTAATGATATCTTTTGAAAAATTTGAAAACCTTCTTACATTTAAATCTATTAATAATTATACCAATGGGAAAAGCAAAAAAAAACCCGGTGGTATAGGTTTAAAAAATGTAAAACGAAGATTAAAATTACTTTACAATATAAATTATACGTTAAATATAACAGAACAAAACAACCAATACTCCATCTTACTTAAAATACCTGTTTAA